From Pseudovibrio sp. Tun.PSC04-5.I4, a single genomic window includes:
- a CDS encoding uracil-DNA glycosylase, which produces MSEVPVANAAEIETYLEFLSAVGVDCALEEAPVDRFAQTQEQARPVQQQPLAQASSQPIPIQRQPKNLSVSPAEMARNMRENGVPPGAKQAAREILERQKAAREASVTSSLPTSVGDGSAVIPDAETVEAARNAASSAKTMDDLRRILTGFDGCNLRLTAKNLVFGDGNPNAKIMFIGEAPGRDEDLQGVPFVGRSGHLLDRMLKAIHYDRSNVYLTNVMPWRPPGNRTPTPQETEICRPFIQQQIELVDPELVVFLGAASAKTLSGVRDGIRKLRGRWLSFDGEHKQRRAIATYHPADLLRSPAEKRFAWRDMLQIRAELDTTD; this is translated from the coding sequence ATGTCTGAAGTTCCTGTCGCAAATGCCGCCGAAATAGAGACCTATCTGGAGTTCCTAAGCGCTGTCGGTGTTGACTGTGCGCTGGAAGAGGCTCCGGTGGACCGCTTTGCGCAAACGCAGGAACAGGCACGACCTGTTCAACAACAGCCACTTGCTCAAGCAAGCTCGCAACCGATCCCAATTCAACGCCAACCAAAGAACCTCAGCGTTTCGCCAGCCGAAATGGCGCGGAATATGCGCGAGAACGGTGTCCCTCCCGGAGCGAAACAAGCTGCGCGGGAAATTCTGGAACGGCAAAAGGCTGCTAGAGAGGCCTCAGTCACCTCCTCCCTGCCCACATCTGTGGGTGACGGAAGCGCCGTTATCCCCGATGCGGAGACGGTTGAAGCTGCCCGCAATGCAGCAAGCTCTGCAAAGACGATGGATGATTTGCGCCGTATCCTCACTGGATTTGATGGCTGTAACTTGCGTTTGACCGCGAAAAACCTCGTGTTTGGTGATGGTAATCCCAATGCGAAGATCATGTTCATTGGCGAAGCACCGGGTCGGGACGAAGACCTTCAAGGTGTGCCGTTTGTGGGCCGCTCCGGTCATTTACTCGACCGGATGCTGAAAGCCATTCATTATGATCGGTCAAACGTTTATCTCACCAATGTGATGCCATGGCGTCCGCCGGGAAACCGCACCCCAACCCCGCAGGAAACTGAGATTTGTCGTCCGTTCATTCAACAACAGATTGAGTTGGTTGATCCTGAGCTGGTTGTTTTTCTGGGAGCTGCATCTGCCAAAACCTTGAGCGGTGTCCGTGATGGCATTCGCAAACTTCGTGGGCGCTGGCTGTCCTTTGACGGCGAGCACAAGCAACGCCGTGCTATCGCGACTTATCACCCTGCCGATCTTCTTCGCAGCCCTGCGGAAAAACGATTTGCATGGCGTGATATGCTGCAGATCCGCGCTGAACTGGACACCACGGATTAA
- the nadA gene encoding quinolinate synthase NadA has protein sequence MSFTTLSANIDGIASNIDGITASTGLTAQQRYAPVARPDLAYTPEVIAATADAYEKVKDFIPAIEWAALAPLIHAINKLKKERNAVILAHNYMTPDIFHGVADIVGDSLQLAKEAGKTEADVIVQCGVHFMAETSKILSPDKIVLIPDMDAGCSLAESITGADVRRLRAENPGVPIVTYVNTSAEVKAECDICCTSSNAVQVVEAMGADTVFLIPDQYLAANVNNQTDVNVLTYAGSCEVHERFTADELRDYRAVDPDVKIIAHPECTPEVVAEADFAGSTAHMIDWVKDNKPEKVMMITECSMADNVASSTPDVHYIRPCNLCPHMKRITLAKILDCLVDMSGEVIVEESVAARARASVERMINLKN, from the coding sequence ATGTCTTTCACGACACTTAGCGCCAACATTGATGGCATTGCTTCCAATATTGATGGCATCACTGCCAGCACCGGCTTAACAGCACAGCAACGTTATGCCCCCGTTGCGCGCCCTGATCTGGCTTATACGCCTGAAGTGATTGCTGCGACGGCGGACGCTTATGAGAAGGTGAAGGATTTCATTCCCGCCATCGAGTGGGCTGCGCTTGCTCCCCTCATCCATGCGATTAACAAACTGAAGAAAGAGCGCAACGCCGTCATTCTGGCGCACAATTACATGACACCGGATATTTTCCACGGTGTTGCTGATATTGTTGGCGACAGCTTGCAGCTTGCCAAGGAAGCGGGAAAAACAGAGGCAGACGTGATTGTGCAGTGTGGTGTGCACTTCATGGCCGAGACTTCCAAGATCCTTTCTCCAGACAAGATCGTTCTTATTCCGGATATGGATGCTGGCTGCTCGCTGGCGGAATCCATCACTGGTGCTGATGTCCGTAGGTTGCGTGCAGAAAATCCGGGCGTTCCTATCGTTACTTACGTCAATACCTCTGCGGAGGTGAAAGCCGAGTGTGACATCTGCTGCACCTCTTCCAACGCTGTGCAGGTGGTGGAGGCAATGGGTGCGGATACGGTTTTTCTGATTCCTGACCAATATCTTGCTGCCAATGTGAACAATCAGACCGATGTAAACGTTTTGACTTACGCGGGTTCTTGCGAAGTACATGAGCGATTTACTGCGGACGAACTGCGTGATTACCGCGCGGTTGATCCTGATGTAAAAATTATCGCGCACCCTGAATGCACTCCAGAGGTTGTTGCGGAAGCCGATTTTGCTGGCTCCACCGCGCATATGATTGACTGGGTGAAGGACAACAAGCCAGAAAAGGTGATGATGATCACCGAGTGTTCTATGGCTGATAACGTTGCGTCTTCCACGCCGGATGTTCATTACATTCGCCCCTGCAACCTGTGCCCGCACATGAAGCGCATCACCCTTGCAAAGATTTTGGATTGTCTTGTCGACATGTCCGGTGAAGTGATTGTTGAAGAAAGTGTCGCCGCGCGCGCGCGTGCATCCGTAGAACGCATGATCAACTTGAAGAACTAG
- a CDS encoding MFS transporter produces the protein MSQATQVAERAPVRFGPSVPLIIISGCIIGILSFGPRSTLGLFLTPMSSEFGWGRDVFAFALALQNLVWGVAQPFAGMMADKYGTGRTLVVGAVIYAAGLFLMSMSDTGLMLQVSAGILIGLGIAFTSFSLVLAAFARSVQPKYHGIAFGVGTAASSFGQFLFAPLGLGLIEGFGWSNALVYMAGLVLVVPLFAYILRGRSASVPENTSDAQAAMTLSQTLALAFKTRDYILLTFGFFVCGFHVAFITVHMPTFIVDQGFDISLGAWALAMIGLFNIVGSMSSGILGTRMPKQYLLSFIYIARSIAIALYITLPVTETSTLVFAATMGVLWLSTVPPTSGLVAVMFGPRFMATLFGIVFFSHQIGSFLGVWLGGVFYEQSGNYDAIWWLGIALGIFAAIVHWPIREQSAMKGRLEVQPA, from the coding sequence ATGTCCCAAGCGACCCAAGTTGCCGAACGCGCACCCGTTCGGTTTGGACCAAGTGTCCCGCTCATCATCATCAGTGGATGTATCATTGGCATTCTCTCATTTGGACCCCGTTCCACGCTGGGCTTGTTTCTAACTCCTATGTCCAGCGAGTTTGGTTGGGGCAGGGATGTCTTTGCTTTCGCGCTCGCACTGCAAAACCTCGTCTGGGGTGTTGCCCAGCCGTTTGCTGGCATGATGGCTGATAAATATGGAACCGGCAGAACGCTGGTTGTAGGCGCTGTGATTTATGCAGCTGGCCTGTTCCTCATGAGCATGTCCGACACAGGGCTGATGCTTCAGGTCTCGGCTGGTATCCTGATCGGTCTGGGAATTGCCTTCACATCCTTCTCTCTGGTGCTGGCCGCATTCGCGCGCTCCGTTCAGCCCAAATACCACGGCATCGCATTTGGAGTAGGAACAGCTGCAAGCTCCTTTGGACAGTTCCTGTTCGCCCCGCTCGGCCTTGGTTTGATTGAAGGCTTCGGCTGGTCAAATGCACTTGTTTACATGGCGGGTCTTGTCCTCGTTGTGCCGCTGTTCGCCTACATCTTGCGTGGGCGTTCCGCCTCGGTGCCAGAAAACACATCAGACGCACAAGCGGCGATGACCCTTTCCCAAACGTTGGCGCTGGCTTTTAAAACCCGCGACTACATCCTGCTGACCTTCGGCTTCTTTGTCTGTGGGTTCCATGTGGCCTTCATCACGGTTCATATGCCCACCTTCATTGTAGATCAGGGCTTTGACATCTCGTTGGGGGCTTGGGCATTGGCGATGATCGGCCTGTTCAATATTGTCGGCTCCATGTCCTCGGGGATTTTGGGCACCCGCATGCCGAAGCAATATTTGCTGTCGTTCATCTATATCGCTCGCTCTATTGCCATAGCGCTCTACATCACACTGCCAGTGACCGAAACCTCAACGCTCGTCTTCGCTGCGACCATGGGTGTGTTGTGGCTTTCAACAGTGCCGCCGACAAGTGGACTGGTTGCGGTGATGTTCGGACCCCGCTTTATGGCAACGCTGTTTGGTATCGTGTTTTTCTCCCACCAGATCGGGTCCTTTCTCGGTGTCTGGCTGGGCGGTGTGTTCTACGAGCAAAGCGGCAATTACGATGCTATCTGGTGGTTGGGAATCGCGCTGGGAATCTTTGCCGCAATCGTGCATTGGCCGATCCGCGAACAGTCCGCAATGAAGGGTCGACTGGAAGTTCAACCCGCGTAA
- the nadC gene encoding carboxylating nicotinate-nucleotide diphosphorylase, translating to MSRPALPELSLLMVDDAVKAALLEDFGRAGDITSQATIPTDAKATGVIAARQAGVLAGIDLALSAFRQVDPSLDVSVLAQDGDKLEPGTIVARIYGPARSLLTAERVALNFLSHLSGVASATNAFQRKITHTNATVVCTRKTTPGLRSFEKYAVRCGGGMNHRFGLDDAILIKDNHIAVAGGVIPAIKSARAFAGHLVRIEVEVDTLEQLKDALTAKPDVVMLDNMGPELLKQAVKINKGQAVLEASGNVTLSTIQAIAEAGVDIISTGWITHSAPVLDLGLDIEIG from the coding sequence ATGAGCCGCCCCGCTTTGCCTGAACTCTCTTTGTTGATGGTGGATGATGCCGTTAAGGCTGCGCTGCTGGAAGATTTTGGCCGTGCGGGTGACATCACCTCGCAAGCTACAATTCCAACAGATGCAAAAGCGACTGGTGTTATTGCTGCTCGGCAGGCCGGTGTTTTAGCTGGCATCGATCTGGCCCTTTCCGCGTTTCGTCAGGTTGATCCGAGCCTTGATGTTAGCGTCCTGGCGCAGGACGGGGATAAGTTGGAGCCGGGCACAATTGTTGCTCGCATTTATGGCCCTGCCCGCTCGCTTTTGACAGCGGAACGTGTGGCGCTGAATTTCCTCAGCCACCTTTCTGGTGTTGCGAGCGCGACCAACGCATTTCAACGCAAAATAACGCATACCAACGCAACAGTGGTGTGCACCCGCAAAACCACTCCGGGCCTGCGTAGTTTCGAGAAATATGCGGTGCGGTGTGGCGGCGGCATGAACCACCGTTTTGGGTTGGATGATGCCATCTTGATCAAGGACAACCACATCGCTGTTGCCGGAGGTGTTATTCCCGCCATCAAAAGCGCTCGTGCCTTTGCAGGTCATCTCGTGCGCATTGAGGTGGAAGTGGATACACTGGAACAGCTGAAGGACGCCCTGACAGCCAAGCCAGATGTGGTGATGCTGGACAATATGGGGCCAGAGCTTTTGAAGCAGGCTGTTAAGATCAACAAGGGTCAGGCTGTGCTGGAAGCCTCTGGAAACGTAACGCTTTCCACCATTCAGGCGATTGCCGAAGCTGGCGTTGATATCATCTCAACCGGCTGGATCACCCACTCAGCACCGGTGCTTGATCTTGGGCTGGACATAGAGATCGGGTAA
- a CDS encoding L-aspartate oxidase yields the protein MSQFGSSLAPAIALNGVDDVVILGGGLAGLFCALKLAPRPVTIVTNAPIGTGTSSAWAQGGIAAAVAEGDSHISHTQDTLIAGDGICAASIVEGMTREASERIHDLLDYGVPFDKDLAGKLALSREAAHSSSRVVRVRGDMAGEAIMQALVEAAYKTPSIRILEGYIGSQLITEGRYVTGIMARRRGGTQRITIPAKAVVLASGGIGHLYGTTTNPGEANGHGLAMAARAGALISDAEFVQFHPTALNVDLDPAPLASEAIRGDGAILVNNEGRRFMEGVHPDLELAPRDVVARAIHTEITEGRSTFLDCREAIGASFPEHYSRVYAACQKAGIDPVKGLIPVAPAAHYHMGGVMTDASGRTSVDNLWAAGEVAATGAHGANRLASNSLLEAVVFASRIAEDIQALMPHHRVHHWAEIDNREDLASKRNPQERAVVSLVRSLMSRHVGVVRDAEGLQSTLARLHKAEELCRRDSIRNMVIAAKLITGSALLREESRGGHFRSDFPQKSDVASRSYTKLSKIEALANEAVASDIGQMALAKEDML from the coding sequence ATGTCTCAGTTCGGTTCCTCTCTCGCCCCTGCGATCGCCCTTAACGGCGTCGATGATGTCGTAATCTTAGGCGGGGGCCTTGCTGGCCTGTTCTGTGCGCTCAAGCTTGCGCCGCGACCAGTTACGATTGTTACCAATGCTCCCATTGGTACTGGAACCTCCTCTGCCTGGGCTCAAGGCGGAATTGCAGCGGCTGTGGCCGAAGGCGATTCCCACATCTCCCACACGCAAGACACGCTCATCGCTGGTGACGGCATTTGTGCGGCCTCCATCGTGGAAGGCATGACCCGCGAGGCGTCCGAGCGTATTCATGATCTGCTCGATTACGGCGTTCCTTTTGACAAGGATCTTGCTGGCAAGTTGGCGCTGTCCCGCGAGGCAGCCCACTCCAGCAGCCGTGTGGTTCGTGTCCGCGGTGATATGGCTGGTGAAGCCATTATGCAGGCGCTTGTTGAAGCAGCTTATAAAACGCCCAGCATTCGTATCCTTGAAGGCTATATCGGGTCTCAGCTGATTACCGAGGGGCGCTATGTCACCGGCATCATGGCCCGCCGTCGTGGTGGTACGCAGCGCATTACCATTCCAGCCAAAGCGGTTGTGTTGGCCTCTGGTGGTATTGGCCATCTTTATGGCACCACAACAAATCCGGGCGAAGCGAATGGTCATGGCCTTGCTATGGCCGCACGCGCTGGTGCTTTGATCTCCGATGCCGAGTTTGTGCAGTTCCACCCTACAGCGCTGAATGTTGATTTGGACCCAGCTCCACTTGCAAGTGAAGCTATTCGCGGTGATGGCGCTATTCTGGTCAACAACGAAGGCCGCCGCTTTATGGAAGGTGTTCACCCTGATCTTGAGCTGGCACCACGTGATGTTGTTGCCCGTGCGATCCATACTGAAATTACTGAGGGCCGCAGTACCTTCCTTGATTGCCGCGAGGCGATTGGGGCAAGTTTTCCTGAGCATTACAGCCGCGTTTATGCCGCTTGTCAGAAAGCTGGTATTGATCCGGTCAAGGGTCTTATCCCTGTTGCTCCTGCTGCGCACTACCACATGGGCGGTGTTATGACGGATGCCTCTGGCCGGACCTCCGTTGATAATCTTTGGGCTGCCGGTGAAGTTGCTGCAACTGGCGCGCATGGGGCAAACCGCCTTGCCTCCAACTCCTTGCTGGAAGCTGTTGTCTTTGCCTCCCGTATTGCTGAAGACATTCAGGCACTGATGCCGCACCACCGGGTGCATCATTGGGCCGAAATTGATAACCGCGAGGATCTGGCGTCCAAGCGCAATCCGCAGGAACGGGCTGTGGTTTCTCTGGTTCGCTCTCTCATGTCTCGCCATGTTGGGGTTGTGCGTGACGCAGAAGGTTTGCAAAGCACGTTAGCACGCTTGCACAAAGCGGAAGAGTTGTGTCGCCGCGATTCCATCCGCAACATGGTCATCGCAGCTAAGCTGATTACCGGCTCTGCTCTGCTTCGCGAAGAAAGCCGTGGTGGGCATTTCCGCTCCGACTTCCCGCAGAAGAGCGATGTGGCAAGCCGCTCTTACACCAAGCTTTCAAAAATTGAGGCACTGGCTAATGAAGCCGTTGCCAGCGATATTGGACAGATGGCCCTTGCCAAGGAAGACATGCTATGA
- a CDS encoding MDR family oxidoreductase, producing the protein MSEFDALWIEADESGRKPLPAKWNKVTVDQLSQGDVTVKVTHTTINYKDGLALAGSPGIIRKFPMVPGIDVVGEVLTSESSRFKAGDQVLLNGYGVGEVHTGAYAQVARLKSECLLKRPVELSAARTAAIGTAGYTAMLCVMALEKYGITPSDGPVAVSGASGGVGTVAISLLSKLGFEVIAFTGRTEEADFLKSLGASEVLDRAELVEQGRPMGKERWAAAVDVAGSHTLVNLLAQTKYGGAVAACGLAQGMDIPASVMPFILRGVALLGVDSVMAPMDKREEAYRRLVRDLDLAKLDALSETIKLADVEARAAKLLKGQVRGRTIVEVQ; encoded by the coding sequence GTGAGCGAGTTTGACGCCCTCTGGATTGAAGCAGATGAAAGCGGACGTAAGCCGCTACCAGCCAAGTGGAACAAAGTCACCGTAGATCAGCTCTCTCAGGGCGATGTAACGGTGAAGGTCACGCACACCACGATCAACTACAAAGATGGTCTGGCTTTGGCTGGATCTCCGGGTATCATCCGCAAATTCCCAATGGTTCCGGGCATTGATGTGGTTGGCGAAGTGCTGACCAGCGAGAGCTCACGCTTCAAAGCAGGCGATCAGGTGCTGCTCAACGGCTATGGTGTCGGAGAAGTTCACACCGGGGCCTACGCGCAAGTCGCTCGCCTCAAATCCGAATGCCTGCTGAAGCGCCCGGTCGAGCTATCTGCTGCACGGACGGCTGCCATTGGCACCGCTGGTTACACGGCAATGCTTTGCGTTATGGCGCTGGAAAAATACGGTATCACACCCTCTGACGGTCCTGTTGCAGTGTCCGGCGCATCCGGTGGTGTTGGCACCGTTGCTATTAGCCTTCTTTCCAAACTCGGTTTTGAAGTCATCGCCTTCACAGGCCGAACTGAAGAAGCTGACTTCCTGAAAAGCCTCGGCGCAAGTGAAGTTCTGGATCGCGCTGAGCTGGTTGAGCAGGGCAGGCCAATGGGCAAGGAACGCTGGGCCGCAGCTGTTGATGTGGCAGGCAGCCACACACTGGTAAATTTGCTGGCACAAACCAAATATGGCGGTGCTGTCGCGGCTTGCGGTCTTGCGCAAGGTATGGACATACCAGCCTCTGTCATGCCGTTCATCCTGCGCGGTGTTGCGCTGCTGGGCGTAGATTCCGTCATGGCACCAATGGACAAGCGCGAAGAAGCCTACCGCCGTCTGGTGCGTGATCTCGACCTTGCTAAGCTGGATGCTCTGTCTGAAACAATCAAACTGGCAGATGTAGAAGCGCGCGCGGCCAAGCTGCTCAAAGGGCAAGTCCGCGGACGGACCATCGTAGAAGTTCAATAA
- a CDS encoding glycine--tRNA ligase subunit alpha → MSSEAVPAHMQPTKSFQGLLMTLQRFWADQGCVILQPYDMEVGAGTSHPATTLRSLGPRPWKAAYVQPSRRPTDGRYGENPNRLQHYYQFQVLLKPSPANLQDLYLASLRAIGIDTEIHDVRFVEDDWENPTLGAWGLGWECWCDGMEVSQFTYFQQVAGFECKPVSGELTYGLERIAMYVQGVDNVYDLNFNGLEGDEKVTYGDVFLQAEQEYSRHNFEHSDTEMLFRHFKDHEEECKRLLAASAQAMDKAGDGLQKVVLPAYDQALKCSHVFNLLDARGVISVTERQSYLLRVRELSKACGAAFLQTEAGGVGYTG, encoded by the coding sequence ATGTCTAGTGAAGCCGTTCCGGCACATATGCAGCCAACCAAGTCCTTTCAGGGTCTTCTTATGACCCTCCAGAGATTCTGGGCAGATCAGGGCTGTGTTATTTTGCAGCCTTACGACATGGAAGTTGGCGCGGGCACCTCTCACCCAGCGACGACACTGCGCTCACTTGGTCCACGCCCTTGGAAAGCTGCTTATGTGCAGCCGTCCCGTCGTCCGACCGATGGTCGTTATGGTGAAAACCCGAACCGTTTACAGCACTACTACCAGTTTCAGGTTCTCCTGAAGCCGTCTCCAGCAAACTTGCAGGACCTTTACCTTGCAAGTCTTCGCGCCATCGGTATCGACACCGAAATTCATGATGTGCGCTTTGTGGAAGATGATTGGGAAAACCCAACTCTTGGCGCATGGGGCCTTGGTTGGGAATGCTGGTGTGATGGCATGGAAGTCTCTCAGTTCACTTACTTCCAGCAGGTTGCCGGTTTTGAATGTAAGCCGGTTTCTGGCGAGCTGACCTATGGTCTTGAGCGCATTGCCATGTATGTACAGGGCGTTGACAACGTGTACGATCTGAACTTCAACGGCCTTGAGGGCGATGAAAAAGTAACTTACGGCGACGTATTCTTGCAGGCTGAGCAGGAATATTCCCGTCATAACTTTGAGCATTCCGATACTGAAATGCTGTTCCGCCACTTCAAGGATCATGAAGAAGAATGTAAGCGCCTGTTGGCTGCAAGTGCACAAGCAATGGACAAGGCAGGTGACGGCCTGCAGAAAGTTGTTTTACCAGCTTACGACCAAGCCCTTAAATGTTCCCATGTATTCAACCTGCTTGATGCACGCGGTGTTATTTCTGTGACTGAGCGTCAGAGTTATCTTCTGCGTGTTCGCGAGCTTTCCA
- a CDS encoding S49 family peptidase, whose translation MLNKLRAYLPGKLGEVKPVVPVVRLSGAIGMSSPLKAGLSLSSVEEALVTAFSIKEAPAVALTINSPGGSPVQSHLIFKRIRQLAEENEKQVLVFVEDVAASGGYMIALAGDDILVDPSSIIGSIGVVSAGFGFTQLLDKAGVERRVYTSGEKKVTLDPFAPEVKEDIEHLKSLQHEIHEMFIDMVKSRRGDVLSDDKDLFSGLFWTGVKARDLGLVDGIGDLHSTIRERFGKDTKTKMIGGKKRFLGRFLPGANLQGSLTEAAGTIPAAALSTLEERSLWAKFGL comes from the coding sequence TTGTTGAACAAGCTGCGCGCCTACCTTCCGGGCAAATTGGGTGAAGTGAAACCTGTTGTTCCTGTTGTTCGTTTGAGTGGCGCGATTGGTATGTCCTCTCCACTGAAGGCAGGCTTGAGCCTGAGCAGTGTTGAAGAGGCGCTGGTAACTGCTTTTAGCATTAAAGAAGCTCCGGCTGTTGCCCTCACTATCAACTCTCCCGGTGGGTCTCCTGTTCAATCTCACCTGATCTTCAAACGTATTCGCCAACTGGCAGAAGAAAACGAGAAACAAGTTCTTGTTTTTGTTGAAGATGTAGCAGCTTCTGGCGGTTACATGATTGCGCTGGCCGGAGACGACATCCTTGTCGATCCGTCCTCAATCATCGGTTCTATCGGTGTTGTGTCTGCTGGTTTTGGGTTTACCCAGTTATTGGACAAAGCTGGCGTTGAGCGCCGCGTTTATACCAGCGGCGAAAAGAAAGTAACGCTCGATCCATTCGCTCCGGAAGTGAAAGAAGATATCGAGCATCTGAAGTCATTGCAGCACGAAATCCATGAGATGTTCATCGACATGGTGAAGAGCCGCCGCGGTGACGTGTTAAGTGACGACAAAGATCTGTTCTCCGGTTTGTTCTGGACAGGTGTTAAGGCGCGGGATCTTGGCCTTGTAGATGGCATTGGTGATCTCCACTCCACCATCCGCGAACGCTTTGGCAAAGACACTAAGACAAAGATGATTGGCGGCAAAAAACGCTTTTTGGGCCGCTTTCTACCCGGTGCAAATTTGCAGGGCAGCTTGACTGAAGCCGCTGGCACAATACCCGCCGCCGCATTATCGACACTGGAAGAAAGAAGCCTTTGGGCAAAGTTCGGTCTTTGA
- a CDS encoding electron transfer flavoprotein-ubiquinone oxidoreductase: MSEGETLPERESMEFDVVVVGGGPAGLSAAIRIKQQAQEKGEDISVVVLEKGSEIGAHILSGAVIDPIGIDKLIPDWRKDETAPIKTPVTADQFNLLGPAGGIRLPNFLMPKLMNNHGNYIVSLGNVCRWLAEKAEALGVEIYPGFAAAEMLYDESGKVIGVATGDMGVARDGSHKDGYMRGMALLGKYTLIAEGVRGSLAKVLIDKFDLDRDSDHPKFGIGIKELWEVEPSKHRPGLVQHSMGWPLDGKTQGGSFLYHLEDNQVAVGFVVNLNYQNPHISPFDEFQRFKTHAGVKDVFEGGKRISYGARAISEGGYQSVPKLSFPGGLLIGCSAGFVNVPRIKGSHNAILSGIIAADMIVESLGRGEAHEELDQFDSAWRGSAIGRDLWKVRNVKPLQTKFGSLLGMAFGGFDMWTNELLGFSFFGTMKHGKTDAASMKPAKDCKKIDYPKPDGKISFDKLSSVFLSNTNHEEDQPIHLKLRDETLQKLSEHDVYDGPSNRYCPAGVYEWVEENGEPPRFQINAQNCVHCKTCDIKDPNSNITWTVPEGTGGPNYPNM, translated from the coding sequence ATGTCTGAAGGGGAAACTCTGCCAGAGCGTGAATCCATGGAATTTGATGTGGTTGTCGTGGGCGGTGGTCCGGCTGGTCTCTCAGCAGCAATCCGCATCAAGCAGCAGGCGCAGGAGAAGGGCGAAGACATCTCCGTTGTTGTGCTGGAAAAGGGATCTGAGATCGGCGCTCATATTCTGTCGGGTGCTGTGATTGATCCAATCGGGATCGACAAGCTCATTCCAGATTGGCGTAAAGATGAAACTGCACCTATCAAAACGCCAGTAACCGCGGATCAATTTAACCTGCTCGGCCCTGCTGGTGGCATTCGTCTCCCAAATTTCCTCATGCCTAAGTTGATGAATAACCACGGCAATTACATTGTGTCTCTTGGCAATGTTTGTCGCTGGCTCGCGGAAAAAGCAGAAGCGCTCGGTGTGGAAATTTATCCAGGCTTTGCAGCAGCTGAAATGCTTTACGACGAATCCGGCAAAGTAATTGGTGTTGCTACTGGCGATATGGGCGTTGCACGTGACGGGTCTCACAAAGACGGTTACATGCGCGGCATGGCTCTGCTTGGCAAATATACGCTGATTGCAGAAGGCGTGCGCGGCTCTCTTGCCAAAGTCCTGATCGACAAATTTGACCTTGACCGTGATAGTGATCACCCAAAGTTCGGCATTGGTATCAAGGAACTATGGGAAGTTGAACCGTCCAAGCACAGGCCGGGACTGGTGCAGCACTCCATGGGCTGGCCGCTGGACGGCAAAACGCAGGGTGGCTCATTCCTCTACCATCTGGAAGACAATCAGGTTGCGGTTGGGTTTGTTGTAAACCTCAACTACCAGAACCCGCACATCTCTCCGTTTGATGAATTCCAACGCTTCAAAACACATGCCGGCGTGAAAGACGTATTTGAAGGTGGAAAACGCATCTCATACGGCGCACGTGCGATCTCCGAAGGGGGATATCAGTCCGTACCCAAGCTGTCTTTCCCCGGCGGCTTACTCATTGGGTGTTCCGCTGGCTTCGTCAACGTGCCGCGCATTAAAGGCTCACATAACGCAATCCTCTCCGGCATTATAGCCGCAGATATGATTGTGGAGTCGCTGGGCCGCGGCGAGGCACATGAGGAGCTGGACCAGTTCGACAGCGCATGGCGCGGGTCCGCAATCGGCAGGGATCTGTGGAAGGTACGCAATGTAAAGCCTTTGCAAACCAAGTTTGGCAGCCTTCTCGGTATGGCGTTTGGCGGCTTTGATATGTGGACCAATGAGCTGCTTGGCTTCTCGTTCTTTGGCACCATGAAGCATGGTAAAACCGATGCGGCGAGCATGAAGCCTGCGAAGGACTGCAAAAAGATTGATTACCCGAAACCAGACGGGAAGATCTCTTTCGACAAGCTGTCCTCTGTTTTCCTCTCCAACACCAACCACGAGGAAGACCAGCCGATCCATCTCAAGCTGCGTGACGAAACCTTGCAAAAGCTTTCAGAACACGATGTTTATGATGGTCCATCAAACCGTTACTGCCCGGCGGGCGTTTACGAGTGGGTGGAAGAAAACGGCGAGCCACCCCGCTTCCAGATCAATGCACAGAACTGTGTTCACTGCAAAACCTGTGACATCAAAGACCCGAACAGCAACATCACCTGGACCGTTCCAGAAGGCACCGGCGGACCAAACTATCCGAACATGTAA